One window of the Candidatus Methylomirabilota bacterium genome contains the following:
- a CDS encoding type II toxin-antitoxin system VapC family toxin: protein MRAVDTNVLVRLITRDDARQAAAADSFVESGGWVGHLVLAETTWVLSAVYDLAPPAIATAVEMLLNHQHVTIQDADVVTAALERYRRHPRVDFSDCLVLEIARKAGHLPVGTFDRKFARLDGAQKI from the coding sequence ATGCGCGCCGTTGACACCAATGTCCTCGTCCGCCTGATCACGCGCGACGATGCCAGGCAAGCGGCGGCCGCCGACTCCTTCGTCGAATCCGGCGGATGGGTCGGTCACCTCGTGCTCGCCGAGACGACCTGGGTTCTGAGCGCAGTTTACGACCTCGCTCCGCCTGCAATTGCCACCGCGGTCGAGATGCTTCTCAACCACCAGCACGTGACGATTCAGGACGCCGACGTCGTCACCGCAGCGCTGGAGCGCTACCGGCGACACCCGCGGGTGGACTTTTCCGACTGCCTGGTCCTCGAGATCGCTCGCAAGGCCGGGCACCTGCCCGTCGGCACGTTCGACCGGAAGTTCGCAAGGCTCGACGGGGCGCAGAAGATCTAA
- a CDS encoding N-formylglutamate amidohydrolase, producing the protein MERSFPIVRHPAPGARTPVLVSVPHYGTEPLPHITRDDYCEPSFETFAYGFADTFAGDLYADLYKDGATVLATPFSRMFVDVNRRRDDFEHKDGEVRSRRGVVRTHTMRDAPIFARPLGLGDLEERLRTLYDPYYAALELLLAELRQAYGHALLLDGHTGSPRRMKDHQVIIGTRHDATCAPALAATAAAIFTRHGFEAHQNVSGYTGGNIVATYGQPRTRRVHALQLEINASLLMTTTGEEFIAQVRRGEIPEKAEANIARIRQCLREVLAALPPVLAAVHES; encoded by the coding sequence ATGGAGCGCTCATTCCCGATCGTCAGGCACCCAGCGCCGGGGGCGCGCACGCCGGTGCTGGTGAGCGTGCCCCACTACGGCACGGAGCCCCTGCCCCACATCACCCGTGACGACTACTGCGAGCCATCGTTCGAGACCTTCGCGTACGGGTTTGCCGATACCTTCGCCGGCGATCTCTACGCCGACTTATATAAGGATGGGGCCACGGTCCTGGCGACACCGTTCTCGCGCATGTTCGTGGACGTCAATCGCCGCCGCGACGACTTCGAGCACAAGGACGGCGAGGTGCGCTCCCGGCGCGGCGTAGTGCGCACCCACACCATGCGCGACGCGCCGATCTTCGCGCGTCCGCTCGGGCTCGGCGACCTCGAGGAGCGCTTGCGGACGCTCTACGACCCCTACTACGCGGCCCTGGAGCTCCTGCTCGCCGAGCTGCGCCAGGCCTACGGGCACGCGCTGCTCCTCGACGGTCACACCGGGAGCCCGCGGCGGATGAAGGACCACCAGGTGATCATCGGCACGCGCCACGATGCGACGTGCGCCCCGGCGCTCGCGGCGACCGCGGCCGCGATCTTCACCCGTCACGGCTTCGAGGCGCACCAGAACGTCAGCGGCTACACCGGGGGCAACATCGTGGCCACGTATGGTCAACCCCGGACCCGGCGCGTCCACGCGCTCCAGCTGGAGATCAATGCGTCCTTGCTGATGACGACCACGGGCGAGGAGTTCATCGCCCAGGTGAGACGAGGGGAAATCCCCGAGAAGGCGGAAGCGAACATCGCCCGGATTCGCCAGTGCCTCCGCGAGGTGCTGGCGGCCCTGCCGCCGGTCCTCGCGGCCGTGCACGAGTCGTAG
- a CDS encoding type II toxin-antitoxin system prevent-host-death family antitoxin → MATVGVRDLKNRLTHYLGRAKRGEEVVVTERGRPVAILASIGSIEKPQSLQAQLAKLAASGLVILPTAKRLTRVRRVRVSGQPVSRTILEDRR, encoded by the coding sequence ATGGCGACGGTCGGAGTTCGTGACCTCAAGAATCGGCTGACGCACTACCTGGGACGCGCGAAGCGAGGCGAAGAGGTCGTCGTCACCGAGCGCGGCAGGCCGGTGGCCATCCTCGCGTCCATCGGGTCCATCGAGAAGCCGCAGTCGCTCCAGGCGCAGCTCGCCAAGCTGGCGGCCAGCGGCCTCGTGATCTTGCCGACCGCCAAGCGCCTCACACGTGTCCGCCGGGTCCGCGTCTCGGGGCAGCCGGTCTCTCGCACGATCCTCGAGGATCGACGCTGA
- a CDS encoding Uma2 family endonuclease has protein sequence MASYEARARRFSRAEYERIIDLGVFQPGEAIELIGGELMVAEPQSAPHYTAIQKTAKALEAAFGPGWTVRSQGPIGLDDDSEPEPDVAVVQGSLEDYGRAHPSRPALTVEVAESSLAVDRQHKGSLYARAGLPDYWILNLVDRVLEVYREPAPDAAAPFGWRYARREVLDASARVTPLATPGWSILVAYLLP, from the coding sequence ATGGCGAGCTACGAGGCCAGGGCCCGACGCTTCAGCCGAGCCGAGTACGAGAGGATCATCGACCTCGGCGTGTTCCAGCCGGGCGAGGCCATCGAGCTGATCGGCGGTGAGCTCATGGTCGCCGAACCCCAAAGCGCGCCGCACTACACGGCGATCCAGAAGACCGCGAAAGCGCTGGAGGCCGCGTTCGGGCCGGGGTGGACCGTTCGCTCGCAAGGGCCCATCGGACTCGACGACGACTCCGAGCCCGAGCCCGACGTCGCGGTCGTCCAGGGGAGTCTAGAGGACTATGGCCGCGCGCATCCCTCGCGTCCGGCCCTCACCGTCGAGGTGGCCGAGTCGAGCCTCGCCGTCGATCGCCAGCACAAGGGCAGCCTCTACGCGCGGGCCGGCCTGCCGGACTATTGGATCCTCAACCTGGTGGACCGCGTCCTCGAGGTGTACCGCGAGCCGGCCCCCGACGCCGCGGCGCCGTTCGGCTGGCGCTACGCCCGCCGCGAGGTGCTCGACGCCTCCGCGCGCGTCACGCCTCTGGCGACACCGGGATGGAGCATCCTCGTCGCGTATCTGCTCCCGTGA
- a CDS encoding AbrB/MazE/SpoVT family DNA-binding domain-containing protein encodes MSPIAHSKLTAQGQVSVPAAVRRRLGVGPGALLEWDDDGGAIVVRRAGRYSSDDIHRALFPKRAPKPKTLEQLKEGIRRHARKQHARR; translated from the coding sequence ATGTCACCGATCGCCCACTCGAAGCTCACCGCGCAGGGCCAGGTGTCCGTCCCGGCCGCGGTCCGTCGGCGCCTTGGCGTAGGCCCGGGAGCCCTCCTGGAGTGGGACGACGACGGCGGCGCCATCGTAGTCCGCCGGGCGGGGCGCTACTCTTCCGACGACATCCATCGGGCACTCTTCCCGAAGCGCGCCCCAAAGCCGAAGACGCTCGAGCAGCTCAAGGAGGGAATCCGGCGCCACGCGCGGAAGCAGCATGCGCGCCGTTGA
- a CDS encoding LLM class flavin-dependent oxidoreductase has protein sequence MKIRIGVGAGGASSTPDALAELVTGLDQLGFDSLWLSEVLTGPVLDPVVGLAWAAASNPRVKLGTTMLLPGRNVVRLAKQLASLDVLCQGRLLVTLVPGLTYAPERDAIGVEPKRRGAVIDEALPLLRRLWAGETVSHEGAAGSFRDVKLSPLPVQQPLEVWLGGTVPAALERCGRLSDGWLPSLCTPEEAAAGRVVIEDAAARAGRSISSEHFGVSIGYAGAPLDPATARMMIARRPRSVELTPVGLPALRKLIERFIAVGFSKFVVRPVTAPASWRAELEALSAAVGDLQT, from the coding sequence ATGAAAATCCGCATCGGAGTCGGGGCCGGAGGCGCTTCCTCTACGCCGGACGCGCTGGCCGAGCTCGTCACGGGTCTGGATCAGCTGGGGTTCGACTCGCTGTGGCTCTCGGAGGTGCTGACCGGCCCCGTGCTCGATCCCGTGGTGGGCCTCGCCTGGGCGGCCGCGAGCAATCCGCGCGTGAAGCTCGGGACCACGATGCTCTTGCCGGGGCGCAACGTCGTGCGGCTCGCCAAGCAGCTCGCGAGCCTGGACGTGCTCTGCCAGGGGCGCCTGCTGGTGACGCTGGTCCCCGGGCTCACCTACGCGCCGGAGCGCGATGCGATCGGCGTCGAGCCCAAGCGCCGCGGTGCCGTCATCGACGAGGCGCTTCCGCTGTTGCGGCGCCTGTGGGCGGGCGAGACGGTGAGCCACGAGGGCGCAGCCGGGAGCTTCCGCGACGTCAAGCTCTCGCCTCTACCGGTGCAGCAGCCGCTCGAGGTCTGGCTCGGCGGCACGGTGCCCGCCGCCCTCGAACGCTGCGGCCGGTTGTCGGACGGGTGGCTGCCCTCGCTGTGCACGCCGGAGGAGGCGGCGGCGGGACGCGTCGTGATCGAAGACGCCGCGGCCCGGGCCGGGCGCTCGATCAGCAGCGAGCACTTCGGCGTGAGCATCGGCTACGCCGGCGCGCCCCTCGACCCGGCGACCGCGCGCATGATGATCGCCCGGCGTCCGCGATCGGTCGAGCTGACGCCGGTCGGGTTGCCCGCGCTGCGGAAGCTCATCGAGCGCTTCATCGCCGTCGGCTTCTCCAAGTTCGTCGTGCGTCCGGTGACGGCGCCCGCGTCCTGGCGCGCCGAGCTCGAGGCCCTGTCGGCGGCGGTGGGTGACCTCCAGACCTGA